From Oncorhynchus mykiss isolate Arlee chromosome 25, USDA_OmykA_1.1, whole genome shotgun sequence, a single genomic window includes:
- the LOC118944278 gene encoding uncharacterized protein LOC118944278: MFTVRSYEQALQYRLPDTPSNTVTINHPEGNMLLQQPISFHLRASPRRHSYHIIIVFLSIFIIFIVIFFFIMMFRVLIHLAALPLWVTGQLFSSMVHQRPVALTEGPGGDVQLTCSHTIPNYYVILWYKQSAGDTAMKLIGYANYKSITMEKSFEKHFNVSGDGGKEAYLHLMSLRGPEHSAVYYCAASQHSDVDFLLFSSKTLSDGNIRPRLRTPASEV; the protein is encoded by the exons atgttcacagtgaggtcctATGAGCAAGCTTTACAGTACAGGCTTCCTGACACTCCCTCTAACACTGTCACTATCAACCACCCTGAAGGAAACATGCTACTACAACAGCCAATCTCCTTTCACCTCAGAGCTTCACCCAGGAGACACTCATATCACATAATCATCGTCTTCCTCAGCATATTCATCATCTTCATCGTTATCTTTTTCTTCATCATGATGTTCAGAGTTCTGATTCACCTGGCAGCTCTACCACTCTGGGTGACAG ggcAGTTGTTTAGTAGCATGGTTCATCAGAGGCCTGTGGCACTAACAGAAGGTCCTGGAGGAGACGTTCAACTCACCTGCAGCCATACGATCCCTAACTACTACGTGATACTATGGTACAAACAGTCAGCAGGAGACACTGCTATGAAACTCATTGGATATGCAAATTACAAGTCAATAACCATGGAGAAATCATTTGAAAAGCACTTCAATGTGAGTGGAGACGGTGGGAAAGAGGCTTATCTTCATCTAATGAGTCTGAGAGGACCTGAACACAGTGCAGTTTATTACTGTGCAGCCAGCCAACACAGTGATGTAGActtcctcctgttctcttctAAAACCCTGTCTGATGGTAATATTAGACCACGGCTCAGAACACCTGCATCTGAGGTTTGA